A genomic region of Paralichthys olivaceus isolate ysfri-2021 chromosome 18, ASM2471397v2, whole genome shotgun sequence contains the following coding sequences:
- the cplx4a gene encoding complexin-4a has product MAFLIKSMIGNPLSGIGLGGGGDKEEEATPTDPAKAAGMTREEYEEYQKQLVEEKMERDADFLHKKAERATLRVCLRDKYRLPKSEQDENMIEMAGDDVDVPEELLKMVDEDATEEEGKDSLMGQIQNLQNMDMDQLKEKASATVTELKSKAEEKCSVM; this is encoded by the exons ATGGCTTTCTTGATCAAGAGCATGATTGGGAACCCCCTGTCAGGAATTGGCCTCGGTGGTGGAGGTGACAAAGAAGAGGAGGCCACCCCCACAGATCCAGCCAAAGCAGCGGGGATGACGCGCGAGGAGTATGAAGAGTACCAAAAACAGTTGGTGGAGGAGAA gatggagagagatgCAGATTTCTTACACAAGAAGGCAGAGAGGGCCACACTTAGGGTGTGTCTCAGAGACAAATACAGACTGCCAAAG AGCGAGCAGGACGAGAACATGATCGAGATGGCCGGGGACGACGTGGATGTGCCCGAGGAGCTGCTCAAGATGGTGGACGAGGACGCCACGGAGGAGGAGGGCAAGGACTCCCTCATGGGCCAGATTCAAAACTTGCAGAACATGGACATGGACCAGCTGAAGGAGAAGGCCTCGGCCACCGTCACCGAGCTCAAGAGCAAAGCAGAGGAGAAGTGCTCCGTCATGTGA